In a genomic window of Deferribacterota bacterium:
- a CDS encoding electron transfer flavoprotein subunit beta/FixA family protein: protein MNILVCIKQVPDLESKFKINDNGDWVKETYVGFRMNEYDEYAIEEAVQLKEKLGASEVDITVLSIGPSRVEEAIKKALAMGCDRGVHIEDNEEYKKDPFRKASIIYEFAKDKNFDIVFLGMQSEDRGSAQVGAHLGELLKVNCVTTVIDFEYGDNLLKLKRELEGGIRALVECKLPAVLTCQLGLNIPRYPTLPNIMKAKRKELKSFSVNDFDKAENLYTIEKIAFPEKKGKARIIEGSTDELVGEVLKLFKEKLTL from the coding sequence ATGAATATTTTAGTATGTATCAAACAAGTACCCGACCTTGAATCAAAATTTAAAATTAATGATAATGGTGATTGGGTAAAAGAAACATACGTTGGATTTCGAATGAACGAATATGATGAATATGCAATTGAAGAGGCTGTTCAGTTAAAGGAGAAATTAGGTGCTTCAGAGGTTGATATAACAGTATTGTCAATTGGTCCATCAAGGGTTGAAGAGGCAATAAAAAAAGCATTGGCTATGGGTTGCGATAGGGGGGTTCATATAGAGGATAATGAAGAATATAAAAAAGATCCTTTTAGAAAGGCATCAATTATCTATGAGTTTGCAAAGGATAAGAATTTTGATATAGTTTTCCTAGGAATGCAGTCTGAAGATAGAGGATCAGCGCAGGTAGGTGCGCATTTGGGTGAGCTATTAAAAGTTAATTGTGTAACAACTGTTATAGACTTTGAATATGGTGATAATCTTTTGAAATTAAAAAGAGAACTTGAGGGTGGTATAAGGGCTTTAGTTGAATGTAAATTACCAGCTGTATTAACATGCCAGCTTGGTTTGAATATACCAAGATATCCAACGTTGCCCAATATAATGAAGGCAAAAAGGAAAGAATTAAAAAGTTTTTCAGTTAATGATTTTGATAAGGCAGAAAATCTTTATACAATTGAAAAAATAGCTTTTCCAGAGAAGAAGGGTAAAGCACGTATTATAGAAGGATCAACAGATGAATTAGTTGGTGAAGTATTAAAGCTATTTAAGGAAAAACTTACATTATAA